The following nucleotide sequence is from Desulfobulbaceae bacterium.
TGAGCGGTTGAGGTGGAACAGTTTAATTTAACTTTTAAATTTACTATTATACGCATATGGTATTTAGTGCTTTATTCCTGAAAATATGCAACAAAAATAAGGAAGGCTGAACGTAAGCTACGGCCCGTATGTTTGCTGAATACCAGTAAGGCACTATTTCCAGCACTGCTGGAGAAGTAATAATTGTTTTTGTTGAAGTCAACTGGAAATTGTGCCAAATTTATTGGCGCGGAGGAGAATGTTATGGAAATTGGAATGATTGGGCTAGGCAGAATGGGCATGAACATGGCTCGACGTTTGCTGCAGGCGGGGCACAGAGTGGTTGCCTATAACCGGTCCCCTGAGAAAACCAGGGAGCTTGCAGGGGAGGGCGCTGTGGCAAGTCTGACGATTAAGGAACTGGTTGCATCCCTTTCCTCCCCCAAAATTGTATGGCTGATGCTGCCAGCTGGCCAGACTACTGAAGATCATATTGCCGAGGTTGTACCTCTTTTAAATGAAGGCGATATCGTCGTAGAGGGGGGGAACTCTTATTATAAAGATGATATCCGGCATGCCGAAGAGCTTGCTGTAAAAAAGATTCACTATGTCGATGCGGGAGTTAGTGGTGGCATCTGGGGCTTGAAAGTTGGTTATTGTACCATGGTCGGTGGTGAAAAAAAGATCTTTGACCATATTGAACCCTTGATAAAGGATCTGGCGCCTCCGGATGGCTACATGTATTGTGGCCCCAGCGGCGCAGGGCATTTCGTTAAAATGGTTCATAACGGCATTGAATATGGCATGATGCAGGCCTATGCGGAGGGTTTTTCAATTATTGACCATTCGCCGTATGGCAAGGAGCTTAACTATTCTGATTTGTCGCACCTGTGGAATCAGGGCAGTGTCATTCGCTCGTGGCTCCTCGAACTGCTCGAACCAGCCTTTGAAAGTGACCCTGACCTGACATCGATCAAGGGGGTTGTCGACGATTCCGGCGAAGGCCGCTGGACTGTTCAGCAGGCCATTGAAACCGGCGTCTCTGCGCCTGTAATTGCGGCATCACTCTTTCGGCGCTTTGAGTCT
It contains:
- the gnd gene encoding decarboxylating 6-phosphogluconate dehydrogenase, yielding MEIGMIGLGRMGMNMARRLLQAGHRVVAYNRSPEKTRELAGEGAVASLTIKELVASLSSPKIVWLMLPAGQTTEDHIAEVVPLLNEGDIVVEGGNSYYKDDIRHAEELAVKKIHYVDAGVSGGIWGLKVGYCTMVGGEKKIFDHIEPLIKDLAPPDGYMYCGPSGAGHFVKMVHNGIEYGMMQAYAEGFSIIDHSPYGKELNYSDLSHLWNQGSVIRSWLLELLEPAFESDPDLTSIKGVVDDSGEGRWTVQQAIETGVSAPVIAASLFRRFESREKDAFENRVLAAMRREFGGHAVVDSDK